A stretch of Alligator mississippiensis isolate rAllMis1 chromosome 14, rAllMis1, whole genome shotgun sequence DNA encodes these proteins:
- the TMEM81 gene encoding transmembrane protein 81, with translation MKTSKSSFILGTFTFAFCLPSAVSLETVTIPEKLKSATVKVSVSTTSCSVTCGLGFKVEEMCEIGSDGERRHCTFRRSDCLTSWICGLLHFTVRVGKPFELSCLTSEMIGIGSQAFIYTWRLARGIITTNDILFKPIKTPSYVIKLSPAKESDAGTYRCDVQLMKTFKLVKRIYFGLRVIPTDLIELNFYKSLTLEQKLAEYKKEGNGGNGTSFLSQWQQDSWQRRALFVFLVGIGSGVTAGILVGAVLFFLLKARRKNEAIEG, from the coding sequence ATGAAGACCTCAAAAAGCAGCTTCATCCTTGGGACATTCACGTTTGCTTTCTGCCTGCCTTCGGCAGTTTCTCTCGAGACTGTTACCATCCCAGAGAAGCTCAAGTCAGCTACGGTTAAAGTCTCTGTCAGCACCACATCCTGCAGCGTCACCTGTGGGCTAGGCTTCAAGGTGGAGGAAATGTGTGAGATTGGTTCTGATGGGGAAAGGAGGCACTGTACCTTTCGCAGGTCAGACTGTCTGACCAGCTGGATCTGTGGATTACTCCACTTCACTGTTCGTGTTGGTAAACCATTTGAGCTTAGCTGCCTGACTTCTGAGATGATTGGCATTGGTAGCCAGGCCTTTATCTACACCTGGAGGCTTGCCAGAGGCATTATCACCACAAATGACATACTTTTCAAGCCTATCAAGACCCCTAGTTACGTCATCAAACTTTCCCCTGCCAAGGAATCTGATGCAGGGACTTACCGATGTGACGTGCAGCTGATGAAGACATTCAAGCTGGTCAAGAGGATCTATTTTGGGCTCAGGGTGATCCCTACTGACTTAATAGAGCTGAACTTCTACAAATCCTTGACCCTGGAACAGAAACTTGCTGAATACAAAAAGGAAGGAAACGGGGGGAACGGCACCAGTTTCCtgtcacaatggcagcaggactcCTGGCAAAGAAGGGCCTTGTTTGTGTTCCTGGTAGGGATTGGAAGTGGGGTAACAGCAGGTATCTTGGTGGGTGCGGTCCTCTTCTTTTTGCTAAAGGCTCGCAGAAAAAACGAAGCCATAGAGGGATGA